In a genomic window of Leifsonia xyli subsp. cynodontis DSM 46306:
- a CDS encoding DUF58 domain-containing protein, translating to MPGPERRWALERLRAALGHVTGTGRVVVAAGVGAFAAGLLLGWKEAVAAGAALLMLSAGAVFFLLRRPGDAARLEADATRTVVGCPVAVRVVLGAGTGRRWASRVEVRIGDEVREVVPRGSRGGVSALSVPALRRGLVVVGPVRTVRGDPVGLYRREVESAERLEVRVHPVTVAVPAASSGYVRDLEGTPTRDLTASDLAFHTLREYAPGDDRRHISWKSTARSGDLMVRQFEETRRSHLLVAFSLAERDYADEEEFELAVSAAASIAVRAVRDGRRLSVVTGNPADATRPALLPTIGTARLLDALAEVQLGSARVGIGRLSRLAAGTIEDVSLAYLVCGTAPTMRELRSWALRFPAGAEIVVVVCGPGRLPTLRRIGGLTVLTIGFLDDLGRSLGKAAA from the coding sequence GTGCCGGGGCCGGAGCGACGGTGGGCGCTTGAGCGGCTGCGGGCCGCGCTGGGCCACGTCACCGGCACGGGACGCGTCGTGGTGGCGGCCGGTGTCGGCGCTTTCGCTGCAGGCCTTCTGCTCGGCTGGAAGGAGGCCGTTGCGGCCGGTGCCGCTCTCCTCATGCTCTCCGCGGGCGCGGTGTTCTTCCTGTTGCGGCGACCGGGGGACGCCGCCCGTCTGGAGGCGGACGCCACTCGCACCGTGGTCGGATGTCCCGTCGCGGTGCGGGTCGTCCTCGGCGCGGGCACCGGGCGCCGCTGGGCGAGCCGTGTGGAGGTGCGGATCGGCGATGAGGTGCGCGAAGTGGTGCCCCGCGGGTCGCGGGGAGGCGTTAGCGCCCTGTCGGTCCCGGCGCTCCGGCGTGGGCTGGTCGTGGTGGGGCCGGTGCGCACCGTGCGCGGCGATCCTGTCGGGCTGTACCGGCGCGAGGTGGAGTCGGCCGAACGGCTTGAGGTGCGGGTGCATCCCGTGACCGTGGCAGTGCCAGCGGCGAGCAGCGGCTACGTGCGTGACCTGGAGGGGACGCCGACCAGAGACTTGACCGCGAGCGACCTGGCGTTCCATACGCTGCGCGAGTACGCCCCGGGCGATGACCGGAGACACATCAGCTGGAAGAGCACTGCCCGCAGCGGAGACCTGATGGTGCGGCAGTTCGAGGAGACGCGGCGAAGTCACCTGCTGGTCGCGTTCTCGCTGGCAGAGCGAGACTACGCCGACGAGGAGGAGTTCGAGCTGGCCGTCTCCGCGGCGGCCTCGATCGCGGTGCGCGCGGTGCGGGACGGCCGCCGGCTGAGCGTGGTGACCGGCAACCCGGCTGACGCGACGCGCCCGGCTCTGCTGCCCACCATCGGCACGGCACGGCTTCTGGACGCGCTCGCCGAAGTGCAGCTCGGCTCCGCTCGGGTGGGAATCGGTCGCCTGTCACGGCTGGCGGCGGGCACGATCGAGGACGTCTCGCTCGCCTATCTCGTGTGCGGCACCGCCCCGACGATGCGCGAGTTGCGGTCGTGGGCGCTCCGGTTCCCGGCCGGAGCGGAGATCGTGGTGGTCGTCTGCGGTCCGGGGCGGCTGCCGACGCTGCGCAGGATCGGCGGTCTCACCGTGCTGACCATCGGGTTCCTCGACGACCTGGGCCGTTCACTCGGCAAGGCCGCGGCGTGA